The DNA window gggggctcccgcggggggcggcggcgccccggCTTGCTTCGCCGCGGGCGGGGCGGGGTagggggtgaccggcggcggcgcccctgCTTAGAGCGCACGCGGGGTGGGGgggcgcgggggccggcggcgcccctGCTTGCTcgccccggggggggggggcggagccCCTGCTCGCGCGGGGGAGGTGGGGGTGGCGAGCGCGCGCCgggggggcgggcgggcggcggcgcggcttgcttcgccgcgggcggggcggggggggggggggggagcccCCAGCTCGCGCGGGGGAGGTGGGGGCGGcgagcgcgcggggggggggcggaccggcggcggcgcccgtgcttagagcgcgcgcggggcggcgggggggggggcggcccGGGGGGGGGACGCGGtcggcgcgcgcgggggcggggcggggggcTGCTCgtcgcgccggcggcggcgccgggggggggggggttccgGTCCggtggcggcgcggacgggTGGAGAGCGCCGGGGGAGGGGGGCACACGGTTTCAACAGAGCTATGAACAAGGGGTAATTTGGGTATTTAGAAACTTTTCTCTATCCATTTTTCTTAAAATGAATATTATAGTCACTGCAGTGTCCATTGGCAAAGATGCATATTTAAAGGGTGTCCAGTAGTAAAGCCAAGATTGAGTAATGTCCTGTGGCAAAAAACGACATTGTAGAGTGTCCAGGAGCAAAATTGCCCGCCCTTTTTGCATGGTTACTCCCCAAGCGCAAAGGCAGTGGCCTCGAAGCTGTCGGAGAGGCCGGTGCCGGTCTTGAAGGTGACCTTCTCCGGCGAGGTGTCGAGAACATAGACCTCCACGACGCTGAGCCACAGCATCAGCTCCTTGGTCTTGACACCGGTGATCTTCCTCAGCATACCCTTCTCGGCGAACGCCATCACCTCAGCGGCATAGGACACGGTCTGCTTGATCTTCTTGAAGGTGTGCTCCACATTCTTCTTCCCCTGCACCAGCCACATGAACCCCGTAGCGCGGTTGTACCCAAACTCCTGGAGGTCCTCCATGGGCAGGAGGCCCTTGGGGAGGCCGAGCTCCTCCAGCAGCTCGACCGACTTCTTCCTGCAGACGGCGTCTCCGGTGACGACCTCTGCGCCGGCGCGGTGGCTCTCGATTTGGGACGCCATCGAGCTTTGCTAGCAAGTGGTTGTGGTTCTAGCCTGGGAAAGGTGTTTGTCTGCAGATGACTTGAGCTTGTTGTGATGAAATATGAGGCAGTGGAGGCGAGCTTATATAGACTTTCTCATGGCCTGTTGCAGTGTTACTTATTCTGAAACTGACTGGAAGGAAACTAGAATTCAGAAACCAAAGGAGACTGCCCTCATAGGCATAACTGACTTGTGACCAGCAAGCACACTCTGACTAGAATTTGGAGGCAAAGTCAAGTGACCAAGTCAAGAGAGGTGCACAACCAGCTAGTTACACAGGTCGTAGCACCACGTCATGGCAGTACCAAAGCAGTTAGCACACCTTGACCGGGTCAAGGATCTAAAATTGGGCAGCCAGACAtgactgactgactgactgTTGCATTGGGTCCTTCGAATCTGAAACCAAGTGAAAATGTGAAATATTGCAGACTTTTCCATGCTGTGTCATATGGAGCGAGTCTGCCAATTATATTTAGCAACTAGCATTACAGTATTCTGTTGTGCTCACCACTTCTGACAAGGACAAGCTCTGAATTATGGACATTGATGAAATTGAAATGAATGGCAGCAATACCACCTCATCCAACAGATGTAGCCCA is part of the Panicum hallii strain FIL2 chromosome 2, PHallii_v3.1, whole genome shotgun sequence genome and encodes:
- the LOC112883144 gene encoding uncharacterized protein LOC112883144, which translates into the protein MASQIESHRAGAEVVTGDAVCRKKSVELLEELGLPKGLLPMEDLQEFGYNRATGFMWLVQGKKNVEHTFKKIKQTVSYAAEVMAFAEKGMLRKITGVKTKELMLWLSVVEVYVLDTSPEKVTFKTGTGLSDSFEATAFALGE